A segment of the Catenuloplanes nepalensis genome:
ATGAGGGCAGCAGCAGCGGGATCTTGATGCGCAGCGCGATCTGCAGGTCGGACGCGCCGTCCAGCTGCGCGGACTCGTAGATCTCGCCGGGCACCGCACGCAGCGACGTGAACAGCACGATCATGTTGAATCCGACGCCGCCCCAGACCGCGATGTTGACGATCGCGAAGAAGACCGAACCGCCGTTCAGCGGGTCCGGCTCCGGCAGGCCGGCCGCGCTGAGCAGATAGTTGAACGGGCTGACCGCGGGCAGGTAGAGGAAGCCCCACAGCATGCTGGCGATCACGCCGGGCACCGCGTACGGCAGGAAGATCGCCAGTTTCGCGAACCGGCCGAACCGCACCCGCGGCGCGTCCAGCAGGAGCGCGAAGAGCAGCGCCAGCCCGAGCATGAGCGGGATCAGCACCAGGCCGTAGAGCAGCACCCGTCCGGCGCTGCCGAGCAGCTCCGGGTCACCGAGCGCGTTGCGGTAGTTGTCGAGGCCCGCCCAGATCTCGGTGCGGGCGTTCTTCCCGAGGCCGAGCCCGCTGACCTTGATCCGGCGGAAGCTCAGGTAGATCGCGTAGCCGATCGGCAGCAGCAGGAAGAGCGTGAACAGGATGATCGCCGGGGCGAGGAAGAGGTACGGCACCCCGCGGGGCGCCGTACCCTTCCGCTGCCGGCCCGTGGTGGCCGCGGCGCTCATGTCAGCCGGCGACCGTGAAGCCGTTTTTCTGCATGTCGGCGACCGTGGCCGACTGCATCAGGTCGAGCGCGCCGGAGAACGGCGTCTTGCCGGTGATCGCCTTCGCGAACGCGTCCTTGTACGAGTCGTACGTGACGTTCGTGTTCGGCCCCCAGGTGAAGCCGGCCGCACCACCCGCGATCGTCTTCGCGGACGTGTAGAAGTCGGCCTGCTCCGGGAAGAACGCCGGCGGCTTCTGCAGGTGCTGGCTGGACTGCGCGTCGGTCGCGGCCGGGTAGATCGCACCAGCGGTGATCAGCGAGTCGGTCGCGGCCGGGTCGGTGTTCATCCAGGTGGCGAACTTGATCGCGGCGGCCTTGTGCTTCGACGCCGCGGTCACGCCGGTCGACGAGCCACCCCAGTTGCCGGTCTTGTTCTCCCCGGCGGCCCACTGCGGCAGCGGCGCCATCGCCCACTTGCCCTTGGTGTCCGGCGCGTTGCCCTCCAGCACGCCCGGGCCCCAGACCGCGCTCGGCCAGGCGATGATCGTGCCGTCGTTGAGCGCCTTGTTCCACTCCGGCGTGTACATCGGGTTGCCGGAGATCACGCCTTCGTTGACCAGGGTGCCCCAGTAGTCCGCGACCTTCTTGGTGGCGGCGTCGTTGACCGAAACCTTCCACGTCTCGCCGTCGATGCCCCACCAGGACGCGCCGGCCTGCTGGGCGAGCCCGGCGAACCAGCCCGGGTCGTTCGCGGAGAACGTGGTCAGGTATTTCCTGCTGTCCTTCTGGCGGACCGTGCGGGCAGCCGCGGCGAACTCGTCCCAGGTCTTCGGCACCGCGATGCCCATCTCGGCGAAGATGTCCGCGCGGTAGTAGAGCATCATCGGCCCGGAGTCCTGCGGGATCGCGTAGACCGACTCGGTGCCGAGCGTGACCTGCTGCCAGGCGCCGTCGGGGAACTTGCCCTTCACGTCCGCGGTCTGCTCCGCGATGTCGGCCAGCACGTCGTTGCTGACCAGCGTGGGCAGCGACTGGTACTCCACCTGCGCCAGGTCCGGCGGGTTGCCGGCCTTCGCGGCGGTGAGCAGCTTGGTGACGATGTCACCGCCACCGGCCTGCTTGCTCAGCACCACCTTCATGTCCGGGTTCTGCTGGTTCCACAGGTCGACGGTCTTCTCGATGCCCGGGGCCCAGGACCAGAAGCTGAGCTCGACCGGGCCGGTCGGCTCCTCGGCCGCGTCGTCGCCCGCGCCGGTGCACGCGGCCGTGGCCAGCAGCGTGGTGGCGAGCGCGGCGGCGGCGACAATCTTGCCTATCGAAGGCCTCATCGGGAGCCTCTCTTCGACGTTTCGTGTGAGTCGTGAGCGCGTGCGGTTTCGCCCCTTTCGGGGGCGGCATCCCTGCACATCGGCCGGCCGACGTCACGGGTGCCCGTGACGTGGCGGCGCGGCGGTGCCGGCGTTACCGGCACGTGACTAGGTGGAAACAACTGTGAGCGCTCACAGCCTGGCGCTCGGCCTCTCGCCTGTCAATACCTGTATTTGCTGTTCAAAGCTGTGCAATTATGCGTCGCACACGTTGGGAGCGTTCACAGTTCGGAGCCGCACATGGTCCAGGTGTCTCAGTTGGCGGTACCGCAGGTCGCGCCGCTCATCCCCGGGTTGGACCGCATCGCCTACGGCGGGGACTACAACCCGGAGCAGTGGCCCGAGGAGGTGTGGGCCGAGGACGTGGCACTGATGCGCGAGGCCGGCGTCAACCTGGTCAGCGTGGGCATCTTCAGCTGGGCGATGCTGGAGCCTCGGCCGGGCGAGTTCACCTTCGGCTGGCTGGACCGGCTGCTGGACCTGCTGCACGCGAACGGGATCGCGGTGGACCTGGCGACCCCGACCGCGGCGCCGCCGCCGTGGTTCCTGCGCGCTCACCCCTCGGCCCGGCCTTTCACCCGCACCGGACAGCCGCTCGGCGGTGGCGCCCGGCAGACGTTCTGCCCCAGTTCACCCGACTATGCGGCCGCGTCCGAAGCGATCACCGCGGAGCTGGGCCGGCGCTACGGCTCGCACCCGGCCGTGGTGCTGTGGCACGCGCACAACGAATACGGCGGCGCGAACGGGATCTGCTACTGCCCCGGTTCCGGCGTCGCGTTCCGATCCTGGCTGGTCACGAAGTACACGACCCTGGAAGCACTGAACACCGCCTGGGGTACGACGTTCTGGAGCCAGCGATACTCGGACTGGGACGAGATCGAGCCGCCGATCGAGGCGCCGACCGCGGTCAACCCGGCCCAGGAGCTGGACTACTACCGGTTCTCCTCGGACGCGCACCTGGCCAACTTCCGGCGCGAACGGGACCTGCTGCACTCGCTGTCGCCCGGCATCCCGGTGACCACGAACTTCATGCTGGCGAACTGCAAGAACATCGACTACTGGACCTGGGCGGCCGAGGTCGACCTGGTCTCCAACGACCACTACCTCCAGGCGGAACGGCCGGACAACCACATCGAGCTGGCCATGTGCGCGGACCTGACCCGGTCGGTCGCGGGCGGCGCGCCCTGGCTGCTGATGGAGCACTCCACCGGCTCGGTCAACTGGCAGCCCCGCAACATCGCCAAGAAGGACGGCGAGCTGGTCCGGAACAGCCTCGCGCACCTGGCCCGGGGCGCGGACGGGATCATGTTCTTCCAGTGGCGGGCGTCCCGGTCCGGCGCGGAGAAGTTCCACTCCGCGATGCTGCCGCACGGCGGGACCGACACCCGGATCTGGCGGGACGTGGTGTCGCTCGGCGGCCATCTGTCCGCGCTGAACCCGGTCCGCGGCACGCCGGTGACCGCGGACGCCGCGATCATCTGGGACTGGGAGTCGTGGTGGGCGCTCGAACTTCAGTGGCGGCCCTCGGCGGAGCTCTCGTTCCGGGAGCGGCAGGAGGCGTTCTACGAGGCGCTCTGGCGGCGGCACGTGACCGTGGACTTCGCCCGCCCGGACGCGCCCCTGTCCGCGTACCCGGTGGTGTTCCTGCCCGCCGGCTACCTGCTGACCGAGACGGCGGCCGCGAACCTGCGCGACTACGTGGCCGGCGGCGGCACGCTGGTCGTCTCGTACTTCTCCGGCATCGTCGACGAGAACGACGCGGTGCACCCGGGGCCGCACCCCGGCGCGCTGCGGGACGTGCTCGGGCTGCGGGTGGAGGAGTTCCTGCCGCTGCACGCGGGCGAGACGGTCGCGCTGAGCTCGGGCGCGAGCGGGGATGTGTGGGCGGAGCGGCTGCTGCTGGACGGCGCCGCGGTGGTCGAGTCCTACCTGGACGGGCCGGCGGCCGGGCAGCCGGCGATCACGTCGCACGCGTTCGGCGCCGGACGGGCGGTCTACGTCTCCACGCGGCTGACCGGGGAGTCGCTGGACGCGCTGGTGGGCTCGCTGGGCCTGCCCGCGTGCGACCTGCCCGCGGGCGTGGAGGTGGTGCGGCGCGGCGAGTTCGTGATCGCGCTCAACCACACGTCGCGCGATGTCACGGTGCCGGGGTCCGGTGTGGAGCTGATGACCGGCGAGTCGTGCGTGGACGGCGTGCTGGTGCCGGCCGGGGCGGTGCGGGTGCTGCGGACCGGCCCTTGACAGCGACCGGCGTGGATGGTTCCGTGAGCGCTCACAGCGTAGCCTCGATGGCTTTGTGATTTGTGCCTGTCCGGGGCGCTGTGAGCGCTCACAGAATCTTAGGAGCCACGCATGCTTCGCAGATCCGTCCTCATCCCCGTCCTCGCGCTCGGCCTGGTCCTCGGTGCCGCCGCGCCTGCGCTCGCCGCGCCCGCACCGGGCGTCACCAACGGCGGCTTCGAAACCGGCCTCACCGGCTGGTCCGAGAGCGGCAGCCGGGCCGCCTCGTTCGCCGAGGAATCCCGGCTCACCCACTACGCGACGTCCGCCTACCGGGTGGAGACCACGCAGGCCGTCACCGGGCTCGCGCGCGGCCCGCACACGCTGCGCCTGCGGGTCCGGTCGGACGGCAACCAGCCGGACGCATACGTGTCGCTGCGGCACTGCGGCTCGGCCGAGCGGCGGGCCGCGATCCCACGCACCGGCGAGCAGTGGGTGTGGCTGGCCGTCTCCGTGACCGTCACCGGCGGGCGATGCACGATCGTGCTGCACTCCACCGCGTCCGCCGGGCAGTGGACGCACTTCGACGACGTGGCGCTCTCCTATGGAAGTGCACCCGGCCTCGCCGTCCGTGGGGCGGACGTCTCCCACGTCACCAAGAACGAGGATCATGGCGCGGTCTACCGGTCCGCCTCCGGCCAGCGCCAGGACCCGTTCCGGCTGCTCGCCGCGAACGACGTCGACTACATCCGGCTCAAGGTCTGGGTCGACCCGGCCGACGGTTACAACGACCTCGCGGACACGCTGGCGAAGGCGCGGCGGGCACACGCGGCCGGGCAGCAACTGCTGATCGACTTCCACTACTCGGACGCGTGGGCCGACCCCGGCAAGCAGAACAAGCCCGCGGCCTGGGCCGGTCTCGCCTTCCCCGACCTGGTGTCCGCGCTGTACTCGCACACCTTCGACGTGCTCTCCGCGCTGCGGGCGCAGGGCACGCCGGCCGCGATGGCGCAGGTCGGCAACGAGATCAACGGCGGCATGCTGTGGCCGGACGGGCGCTGGGACAACTGGGACGGCCTCGCCGCGCTGCTCACCGCGGGCAGCGAGGCGGTCAAGGCCGCGTCACCGTCCACGAAGGTCGTGCTGCACCTGGCCGAGGGCGGCGACAACGGCGGGCACCGCTGGTGGTTCGACCAGGCCGTCGCCCGCGGCGTGCCGTTCGACGTGATCGCGGTGTCACACTACGTCTACTGGCACGGCACGCTCGGCGAACTGCAGGCCAACCTCATGGACCTTTCCACGCGGTACGGCAAGCCCGTCATGGTCGCGGAGACGGCCTACGGGTTCACGCTCGAGGAGGGCGACCACGAGACGAACATCTTCAACGCCTCGCTGGCCGCGGCCGGCGGCTACCCCGCCACGCCGCGCGGGCAGTCGGACGCGCTGCGCGACATCCTGACCGTGGTGGCCGGCGTCCCGGGCGCGCTCGGCGTCGTCTACTGGGAGCCGACCTGGACGGCGGTCCCCGGCGCCGGCTGGGACCCGGCCGACCCCACCTCCGGCGACGGCTGGGAGAACCAGGCCCTCTTCGACTACTCCGGCCGGGCGCTGCCCGCGCTTCGCGCCTTCAAGAACTTCTGACCTCACCGGTACGGCCGGGCGGCACCGCCGTCCGGCCGGCCACACTGGCCGCCGTGCCGCTGCGCGGTCATCCTCTGAATCGCGACGTGACGTGCCGGCCGCGGGCGGATCCACGCCGGTCCTGCGCCGGCCCCGCGTGGGCGCGTGCAGGCCTCGGGCCGGCGCCGTGAACGGCGTCGCCAAGCGGCTCCGCCACCGCTCCACGAAGGACACGGCCGCCGCCTCGGTGCGCGGCGTCTCCAGCCACTCGGACGCGGCTCTGCGCATCTCCCGAGACGCGATGTCCACGGCGGCGTCACCGTAGTCGAACGGCCAGCCGTCGAGAACGACGTCGAGCTCCGCGAAGATCACGTAGACGCCACCGGCTCCGCGCTCCTCCACGAACCAGGGCCCTTCGGTGCAGCGGATCCGCAGCTCGTCGGCGGCCTCGAAGACGCGGCCGAGATGCCGGCACCGGGGCCGGCCAAGAGGTCCGGAGTCGTGGCCGCGACCAGCCGCCGCATGATCGGATCAATGGCGTCCCGGAAACCGGCACCCGGCCGCGTCCCGCCGACCTGCGTCGCCTCGTCGCTCATGTCGCGATTCTCGCCTCAGCCCGACAGCGACCGCACCGGTGGCCTCGTCTGCCGCCACCGCCCGCTCACGGCAGGGCTCCGCGCCGCCGGCTGGGGCTTCCGCACGGTTCCCGCCGGAGAGGCGCGTCGCGACCTGCCCTTTCCTGGCCTCCGCGGATCCGGCGAGGGAGGAGCGCCAGCGCGGACCGGCGCCCAGCACACTCAGCTCATGGCTTTGACCTGATCTTCCGGGAGGCGTTCGCCAGGCTTGGGCTCGCCGCGGCCAAAACGGGCGGCACACAGCGACGCAGCGCTTTCACCGGCGCGCGAAAGCCCGCGACACCCGCCGATCGCGCGCATGAGTCCCGCGACATCGCCGACCCGGCCCGCGAAAACCCGCGACACCCGCCGACCGGCGCACTAACCCGCGACACCCGCCGACCGGCGCACTAACCCGCGACACCCGCCGACCGGCGCACTAACCCGCGACACCCGCCGACCGGCGCACTAACCCGCGACACCCGCCGACCGGCGCACTAACCCGCGACACCCGCCGACCGGCGCACTAACCCGCGACACCCGCCGACCGGCGCACTAACCCGCGACACCTGCCGAGCCGGCACACGCGAAGCCCGCCACACCCACCCAACCGACACACGAAGCCCGCCACACCTGCTGAGCCGGCGCCCCGGGTGGGCTCTCACGGGCGCCGCGTGCCCGAAATTTCGGCATAAAGAGGAAGGGTGTTCCGTCTCGCGACCCCGATAAGCCCCCCGCAGGCCGGCAGCAGCGCCTGAGTGATCAATCAGTGGAGCAAAAGATAGGTCAACTTCGCTAGTTGACCTATCTTTTGCTCCACTGATTGATCACTCAGGGCCGAATGCGCGGCGTTGCGTGCGGCGGGCGCCACGGACAGGGCACGATATGGAGAGACGCGGGCGCGAAGCGCCCGGCTCGCGTGGTGTCGCGACTACCCGGCCCACTTCGACTCGGCGTGCCGATCCAAGCAGCGGCCGGGATCGGCGGCGGCCACTCGCAGCCGGCAAGCAGGCAGCGATGTCCCCTGATCGATCCCGAATAGGCCTGCCCCTGCCCTGCCGGAAACATCCCGTCTCGTCGCAGCCGGTTGGGCCGGGCATGTTTCCACAGGTCAACGACGCATGGTTCACCGCTCTTCTCAGATCAACGTGAGCTGGTCGACCTCGGACCGGTGCCCGCGGGAGCACTCGGAAAGCGGCCACGCCGGGAGTGGGAAGAGCTGGAAGTTGATCTTCGGGGTTTTCTCGGGGTTGGTGACGATACGTTTCCGATATATCGTCGAACTATCAACGACAGCACGCCGACAGTCTGGTCGGCAGGATGGGGAAGAGCCATGAAGGGCTTCGGCAGGGATTTCTTCGGTGATGAGGCACGGCGACGCGGGTTCGGGTTCCCGCCGTTCGGGCCGGGGGGCATGGGCGGTCCGGGTGGGCCGGGATTCGGGCCGTGGGGGCACGGCGGGCCGCATCACGGGCCCGGTGGGCGTGGGCGTGGGCGCGGCGGGCGCGGGCGGAATGTGCGCGCGGCGGTGCTGGCGCTGCTGGCCGAGCGACCGATGCACGGTTACGAGATCATCCAGGAGCTGGAGCAGCGGACCGGTGGCATCTGGCGGCCGAGTCCGGGGTCGGTCTATCCGACGCTGCAGCTGCTGGAGGACGAGGGGCTGATCGTCGCGGAGACGGACGGCGGGCGGAAGCGGTTCACGCTGACCGAGACCGGCCGGGAGGCGGCGGCGACCGCGGCGGAGACTCCGCCGTGGGCGGAGTTCGGCGACGAGCACGTGTCCCAGGCGCAGGACTTCCGGCAGGCCGCGTTCGGGATCATGAGCGCGCTCAAGGAGGTCGGGGTCAGCGGCACGCCGGAGCAGCGGCAGGCCGCGCTGGAGATCCTGAACGAGACCAAGCGCAAGCTGTACGCGATTCTCGCCGAATCGGAGTGACCGCGGCTCGCGGGCGCGGCCGTCCGGCGGCGGAATGCCGCATCGGAACGCGACACCGCGACGCGGCACAAACCGCGAGCCGGCGCCGCACTGGAGATCGCCGCGACATCGCGACGCGGCCATGAACCGGAAACCGACGCGACACCGCATCGCGACACGAAACCGAAAGCCGACGCCGCACCGGAAATCGACGTAACACCGCGACGCGACACAAAACCGGAAACCAGCACCGCACTGGAGATCGCCGCGACATCGCGACGCGGCCATGAACCGGAAACCGACGCGACACCGCATCGCGACACAAAACCGGAAACCAGCGCCGTACCGCGACGCGGCACGAAACCGGAAATCGGCGCGACGCCGCGACGTGGCCGGAAGCCGGCGCAAGCCGGACCGGGACGTGCCGGTCCTGACGAGAGTGGAACGAAGCGAAGCCCCGGGCCTGGTGGAAGCAGGCCCGGGGCTTCGCCCCTGAAGATTACTAGTGGACCGTCACGATCGGCTTCGTGGCGGGCAGCAGGTCGCGGAGTTCCTCGGGGAGCTCCGTGCCCATCTCGTCGGCGAGGCGGAGCGCCTCCTCGACAAGCGTCTCGACGATCTGCGACTCGGGCACGGTCTTGATGACCTGGCCCTTGACGAAGATCTGGCCCTTGCCGTTCCCGGACGCGACGCCCAGGTCGGCCTCGCGGGCCTCGCCCGGACCGTTCACCACGCAGCCCATGACCGCGACGCGCAGTGGCGCCGGGAAGCCGTCGAGCGCGGCCGTGACCTGCTCGGCCAGCGTGTAAACGTCGACCTGGGCGCGACCGCAGGACGGGCAGGAGACGATCTCCAGGCCACGCTCGCGCAGGCCGAGCGACTCGAGGATCTGGTTGCCGACCTTGATCTCCTCGACCGGCGGGGCGGAGAGCGAGACGCGGATCGTGTCGCCGATGCCCTCGGCCAGCAGCGCGCCGAACGCGACCGCCGACTTGATCGTGCCCTGGAACGCCGGGCCGGCCTCGGTCACGCCGAGGTGCAGCGGGTAGTCGCACTGCTCGGCGAGCTGCCGGTACGCCCGGATCATGACGACCGGGTCGTTGTGCTTGACCGAGATCTTGATGTCGCGGAAGCCGTGCTCCTCGAACAGCGAGCACTCCCACAGCGCGGACTCGACCAGCGCCTCCGCGGTGGCCTTGCCGTACTTCTCCAGGAGGCGCTTGTCGAGCGAGCCCGCGTTGACGCCGATCCGGATCGGGACCTTCGCGTCGCCGGCCGCCTTCGCGATCTCCTTGACCTTGTCGTCGAACTGGCGGATGTTGCCCGGGTTGACCCGGACCGCGGCGCAGCCGGCGTCGATCGCGGCGAACACGTACTTCGGCTGGAAGTGGATGTCGGCGATCACCGGGAGCTGGGACTTCTTGGCGATCGCGGGCAGCGCCAGCACGTCGTCCTGGGACGGGACCGCGACCCGGACGATCTGGCAGCCGGACGCGGTCAGCTCCGCGATCTGCTGCAGCGTGGAGTTGACGTCGGCGGTCAGCGTGGTGGTCATCGACTGCACGCTCACCGGCGCGCCGCCGCCGACCGCGACCGATCCGACCATGATCTGCCGGCTGGCGCGGCGGGGAGCGAGCGGCGGCGGGGGAACGGCGGGCATTCCGAGACTGATGGCGGTCACAAGGCTGTCCTTCGACTCAGTTCAGAGTGATCGGGTTGACGATATCGGCGGTCAGCGTGAGCAGCGTGAACGCCCCGAAGATGAGAATGACGACGTACGTCACCGGCATCAGCTTGAAGTAGTCCACCCGGCCCGGATCGGGCTTGCCGAGGCGCGCGTAGATCCAGGAGCGGATGCGCTCGAACCAGGCGATCGCGATGTGGCCGCCGTCCAGCGGGAGCAGCGGCAGAAGGTTGAAGATGCCGATGAAGAAGTTGAGGACGACCAGCAGGTTGAGCGCGATCGCGTACTCCTGGCGCTCGACCAGTTCGCCGCCGAGCCGGGTCGCGCCGAGCACGCTGATCGGCGTCTCCGGGTCGCGCTCCTCGCCGAGGATCGCGGCCCAGAGCAGCGGGATCTTCTCCGGGATGCGCTTCAGCGACTCGAACGTGTTCTGCACCATGCTGATCACGCCGTGGTACGTGAGACCGAACGCGGCCGACGGACCGGCCACGGTCTTCGGGATGACCGGGCTGATGCCGAGCACGCCGACCGTCTCGATGTCGTCCGGCGTGATGTCCTCGACCGTCTCCACGCCCGAGTCCGGCTTGACCCGCTCGGCCAGCGGGATGACGACCGTGGCGGTCTGCGCGGCGCCGTCACGCTCCCACGTGAGCGTGGTCGACTTGCCGCCGGCCGCGCGGATCAGCCCGCTCATCTGGCCCCAGCCGGTCACCGCCGCGCCGTTCACCGCGGTGATCACGTCACCGGGCTGGAGGCCGGCCTGCTTCGCCGCGCTCGGCGCGCCGGTCTCCGGGTCGCAGTCGACCCGCCGGCCGTCCACCACCACGATCTTCGGGGTGGCGCACGGGCTGACCGCGGCCACCTCGGGCCGCACCTCGTCGGCGCGCGCCGGGTCGCTGAACGGGATGAACGCGAACGTGCCCCAGAGCAGCACGGTGCCGAGCGCGAAGTGCATCGCGGAGCCCGCGCTCATCACGATCGTCCGCTTCCAGAGGGCCTGGCGCCACATCGCGCGCGGCTCGTCCTCCGGCTCCACGTCGTCGTCCTGCGGGACCATGCCGACGATCTTCACGAACGCGCCGGCCGGGATGGCCTTCACGCCGTACTCGATCTCGCCGCGGCGGAACGAGAACAGCGTCGGGCCGAAGCCGATGAAGAACCGGGTGACCTTCATCTTGAAGGCCTGCGCCGACCACATGTGGCCGGCCTCGTGCAGGGCCAGCGAAATGATCAAGCCGATCGCGAAGACCAGCACGCCGACCCAGAACATCCAGCTCATGCAGCTCCCCCGGTCCGGGACGCCGGGCGCCCGGCGATGATTTCTCGGGTGCGCGTGCGCGCCCACGACTCAGCGGAAAGTACGTCGTCGACGGTACCCGGTTCCCCGAAATCGGGGGCCTCCGCGAGAACGTCACGAACGGTGTCCACGATGCCCAAGAACGGCAGATCGCCCTGTGCGAACGCGGCCACGCACTCCTCGTTCGCCGCGTTGTAGATCGCCGGACGGCACCGGCCCTCCCGGCCGGACCGCTTGGCCAGCTCCACCGCGGGGAAGGCCTCGTCGTCCAGCGGCTCGAACGTCCAGGCGCTCGCGGTGGACCAGTCGACCGGCTTCGCCGCGCCCGGCACGCGCTCCGGCCAGCCCAGGGCCAGCGCGATCGGCAGCCGCATGTCCGGCGGGCTGGCCTGGGTGAGCGTGGAGCCGTCCACGAACTCGACCATCGAGTGGATCATCGACTGCGGGTGGACGACGACCTCGATCCGGTCGTACGGAATGCCGTACAGCTCGTGGGCCTCGATCACCTCAAGGCCCTTGTTGACGAGTGTGGCGGAGTTCATGGTGATGACCGGGCCCATGTCCCACGTCGGGTGCGCCAGCGCCTGCGCCGGCGTGACGTCCCGGAGGTCGTCGCGTTTCTTGCCGCGGAACGGGCCACCGCTCGCGGTCAGGATCAGCTTGTGCACCTCGTCCGCGGTGCCGCCGCGCAGGCACTGGGCCAGCGCGGAGTGCTCCGAGTCGACCGCCACGATCTGGTCCGGGCGCGTGATCGCGGCGCGAACCAGCGAGCCGCCGGCGACCAGCGACTCCTTGTTGGCCAGCGCGAGCGTGCGGCCGTGCCGAAGCGCGGTCAGCGTGGGCGCCAGGCCCAGCGAGCCGACCACGCCGTTGAGCACGATGTCGCAGGGCAGCGCGGCCAGCTCGGCCATCGCGTCCGGCCCCGCCACAATTTTTGGGATCTTGAAGTCACCGCTGGTCCAGCCGCGACGGGAAGCCTCCGCGTAGAAGGCGAGCGTCAGATCCTGCGCGGCCGTGGCCTTCGCCACGCCGACCACCTCGACGCCGAGCTGCAGTGCCTGCCGGGCGAGCAACTCGACGTTGCCGCCGCCCGCGCCGATCGCCACCACCCGGAAGCGCTCGGGATTGCGCTCCACGATGTCGATGGCCTGCGTGCCGATAGACCCGGTCGAACCGAGCAGAACGATGTGCCGAGACGAACTCACGCCCCCATCATCCCCCACGTTCCCTGGAAGCCCGCTGACCGCCCGCCGCTCACTCGTCCACCAGCTCAACCGGGTCGACCGCGAACTCGAACGGTTCCGTCATCATGAACGCGCTGCCGGCCTCCGCCCGGACGACCGGCCGGTAGGCCTCGCCGTCGCGCTCGTGCAGGATCAGCCCCGGCCCGCGCCGTTCTCGGCAGTCGAGCACGAGGTAGTGGGTGAAACCGGCGGCCGCGTAGGCACGCGGCCGGTCGATCAGTCCTGGTCGATCACCCGCGATCACCTCCCCGACCAGCAGAACGTGCTCGGACGCCACGGCGGCCCGGTCTCCTCCGCGCTCCCGCAGCACCACGATGTCCGGAACGAACAGATCAAACTCTGAAATCACATTGATCCGCAGGTACGCGAGGAGTCCGCGCTCCCACAGCCGGGTGATCAACTCGAACTCGGCCGTGGCGCAGTCGACCGGCCGTGCCTGGGAGTGGCCACGACGCTGCCGCGGTAGACCTCAGTGCGAGGCCCGTTGTTCGCCGGCATCAGCTCCAAGGCGAGATCCGCGGTCCAGACGCGGTCGTCGAGGCGGGCGATGACATCGAAGTCGCGCTGCGGCGGCTTTACCACGTCGCCGACCGTAGCGTGCGAAGGGTCTGAGCGGGGAACAGGTAAGTCCATGGGGATCTTTCGGCCGCTGAAGGGGCGGGATCTGGCGCTGCATGCGGCGGCGATCACGTTCTATGGCGGAATCGCGGTGGTGCCGGTGGCGTTGCTGGCGATCTGGGCGGCGAGCATCCTGGCCGGGGCGGACGGGATGCGGGCGCTGGCGAACCCGGCGATCGACGCGCTACCGGACCGGATCGGGGCGGACCGGGCGGCGGCCGGGTTGCTGGAGGCGGGGCTGGGGCTGACTCCGGGACTGGCGCTGGCCGCGCTGCTGCCGGCCACGTTCTACGGCGAAGGGCTGCGGCGGGCGTTCGTCTCGGTGGCCGGGCCGCGGGAGTCGCTGGCCGGGTGGCGCGGCCGCGTGCT
Coding sequences within it:
- a CDS encoding carbohydrate ABC transporter permease, with product MSAAATTGRQRKGTAPRGVPYLFLAPAIILFTLFLLLPIGYAIYLSFRRIKVSGLGLGKNARTEIWAGLDNYRNALGDPELLGSAGRVLLYGLVLIPLMLGLALLFALLLDAPRVRFGRFAKLAIFLPYAVPGVIASMLWGFLYLPAVSPFNYLLSAAGLPEPDPLNGGSVFFAIVNIAVWGGVGFNMIVLFTSLRAVPGEIYESAQLDGASDLQIALRIKIPLLLPSLIMTTVFSLIATLQVFTEPLTIRSLTNSISSSWTPLMKVYRDAFSQNDIYSAAASSVVIALVTLVLSFGFLRLVSRQAFGGENR
- a CDS encoding ABC transporter substrate-binding protein, translating into MRPSIGKIVAAAALATTLLATAACTGAGDDAAEEPTGPVELSFWSWAPGIEKTVDLWNQQNPDMKVVLSKQAGGGDIVTKLLTAAKAGNPPDLAQVEYQSLPTLVSNDVLADIAEQTADVKGKFPDGAWQQVTLGTESVYAIPQDSGPMMLYYRADIFAEMGIAVPKTWDEFAAAARTVRQKDSRKYLTTFSANDPGWFAGLAQQAGASWWGIDGETWKVSVNDAATKKVADYWGTLVNEGVISGNPMYTPEWNKALNDGTIIAWPSAVWGPGVLEGNAPDTKGKWAMAPLPQWAAGENKTGNWGGSSTGVTAASKHKAAAIKFATWMNTDPAATDSLITAGAIYPAATDAQSSQHLQKPPAFFPEQADFYTSAKTIAGGAAGFTWGPNTNVTYDSYKDAFAKAITGKTPFSGALDLMQSATVADMQKNGFTVAG
- a CDS encoding beta-galactosidase, giving the protein MAVPQVAPLIPGLDRIAYGGDYNPEQWPEEVWAEDVALMREAGVNLVSVGIFSWAMLEPRPGEFTFGWLDRLLDLLHANGIAVDLATPTAAPPPWFLRAHPSARPFTRTGQPLGGGARQTFCPSSPDYAAASEAITAELGRRYGSHPAVVLWHAHNEYGGANGICYCPGSGVAFRSWLVTKYTTLEALNTAWGTTFWSQRYSDWDEIEPPIEAPTAVNPAQELDYYRFSSDAHLANFRRERDLLHSLSPGIPVTTNFMLANCKNIDYWTWAAEVDLVSNDHYLQAERPDNHIELAMCADLTRSVAGGAPWLLMEHSTGSVNWQPRNIAKKDGELVRNSLAHLARGADGIMFFQWRASRSGAEKFHSAMLPHGGTDTRIWRDVVSLGGHLSALNPVRGTPVTADAAIIWDWESWWALELQWRPSAELSFRERQEAFYEALWRRHVTVDFARPDAPLSAYPVVFLPAGYLLTETAAANLRDYVAGGGTLVVSYFSGIVDENDAVHPGPHPGALRDVLGLRVEEFLPLHAGETVALSSGASGDVWAERLLLDGAAVVESYLDGPAAGQPAITSHAFGAGRAVYVSTRLTGESLDALVGSLGLPACDLPAGVEVVRRGEFVIALNHTSRDVTVPGSGVELMTGESCVDGVLVPAGAVRVLRTGP
- a CDS encoding glycoside hydrolase family 53 protein, which codes for MLRRSVLIPVLALGLVLGAAAPALAAPAPGVTNGGFETGLTGWSESGSRAASFAEESRLTHYATSAYRVETTQAVTGLARGPHTLRLRVRSDGNQPDAYVSLRHCGSAERRAAIPRTGEQWVWLAVSVTVTGGRCTIVLHSTASAGQWTHFDDVALSYGSAPGLAVRGADVSHVTKNEDHGAVYRSASGQRQDPFRLLAANDVDYIRLKVWVDPADGYNDLADTLAKARRAHAAGQQLLIDFHYSDAWADPGKQNKPAAWAGLAFPDLVSALYSHTFDVLSALRAQGTPAAMAQVGNEINGGMLWPDGRWDNWDGLAALLTAGSEAVKAASPSTKVVLHLAEGGDNGGHRWWFDQAVARGVPFDVIAVSHYVYWHGTLGELQANLMDLSTRYGKPVMVAETAYGFTLEEGDHETNIFNASLAAAGGYPATPRGQSDALRDILTVVAGVPGALGVVYWEPTWTAVPGAGWDPADPTSGDGWENQALFDYSGRALPALRAFKNF
- a CDS encoding PadR family transcriptional regulator, which codes for MKGFGRDFFGDEARRRGFGFPPFGPGGMGGPGGPGFGPWGHGGPHHGPGGRGRGRGGRGRNVRAAVLALLAERPMHGYEIIQELEQRTGGIWRPSPGSVYPTLQLLEDEGLIVAETDGGRKRFTLTETGREAAATAAETPPWAEFGDEHVSQAQDFRQAAFGIMSALKEVGVSGTPEQRQAALEILNETKRKLYAILAESE